One genomic region from Edaphobacter dinghuensis encodes:
- a CDS encoding type IV secretion system protein, protein MLSLFHPSITALAFFQSTQLSLFERFLTQAVSGIDSTSITSGMQNVAYIVLLIGFLWQVYQSALHGGDVRGLGTNLIKYVATAIIVMNYHTVFTAINQGFVNAGNWINSASGTSNLLSNWANDLNTQYNQSGFQNLWGLVTGGIAGLLDGLLIIVAYVLYPFVIAIFGFFYILYGSILYIFGPIIIALMPLGATNRLAKSYVENVFIWNAWPVLYGGFGALLSAVQMGQVGQMLNQNNFLGGLGNLEGSILIGLASIIYSLAIAVIPFIAKRVISGEVGSTAAALVGAAVTALSTGIAAGEGVAAGIVGAKAAAPGGAVAPAQGTSHSAAGSSTSKVATSGAPNQPAPQQRTAPSTSRPSGGTQPTASATAADPGNTVPARQSLAEEHAAKMRSAAGAGSTKPTADRSPGEEVRGTAASAPSASTIGSASRTSVGSRPANSDRSRSANTKNKPSIAPYRLSTWGAYHVARLATEGVMGGGGRVMTAAAGVVQHPGDSVGRASAAAGAFAGRIVNASATARDTAQSVAHAASHPVETAQKGYQAVSENLSAVGTRVADTTTSTAKGIRNEFTKAYKQTRDEEK, encoded by the coding sequence ATGCTATCTCTCTTCCATCCCTCGATCACCGCGCTGGCCTTCTTTCAGTCGACTCAGCTCAGCCTCTTTGAGCGTTTCCTGACGCAGGCTGTCTCGGGGATCGATTCGACCAGCATCACGAGCGGCATGCAGAATGTTGCCTACATTGTGCTGTTGATTGGTTTCCTCTGGCAGGTCTACCAGTCGGCACTGCATGGCGGGGATGTGCGTGGCCTGGGAACCAATCTCATCAAGTATGTGGCGACAGCCATCATCGTAATGAATTACCACACGGTCTTTACTGCAATTAACCAGGGGTTTGTAAATGCCGGCAACTGGATCAATAGCGCCTCGGGCACTTCGAATCTCCTGAGCAATTGGGCCAACGATCTTAATACCCAATATAACCAGAGCGGCTTTCAGAACCTCTGGGGCCTTGTTACCGGCGGTATCGCTGGGCTCCTTGATGGACTGCTAATCATCGTCGCATATGTTCTCTACCCGTTTGTGATCGCGATCTTTGGTTTTTTCTACATTCTCTACGGAAGCATTCTCTACATATTCGGTCCCATCATCATTGCGCTGATGCCACTCGGTGCGACAAACCGCCTGGCGAAGTCTTACGTTGAGAACGTCTTCATCTGGAATGCGTGGCCTGTGCTCTATGGCGGATTTGGCGCTTTGCTCAGCGCTGTCCAAATGGGACAGGTGGGACAGATGCTCAATCAGAACAACTTTCTTGGCGGCCTTGGGAATCTCGAAGGGTCGATTCTGATAGGACTTGCCAGCATCATCTATTCGCTTGCCATTGCGGTGATTCCTTTCATCGCGAAACGCGTTATTTCAGGTGAAGTCGGGTCAACGGCCGCAGCACTTGTCGGGGCAGCGGTGACGGCTTTAAGCACAGGAATCGCTGCGGGCGAAGGAGTTGCTGCCGGAATCGTTGGTGCCAAGGCTGCCGCTCCAGGTGGAGCAGTAGCACCGGCTCAGGGAACTTCTCACAGCGCCGCTGGATCGTCGACCTCCAAGGTTGCTACCAGCGGAGCCCCGAATCAACCGGCACCACAACAGAGAACTGCACCATCCACAAGTAGACCCTCAGGCGGAACGCAGCCGACAGCATCTGCGACCGCCGCTGATCCAGGTAATACCGTCCCCGCTCGTCAATCGCTTGCTGAAGAGCACGCCGCAAAGATGCGTTCTGCTGCAGGAGCCGGAAGCACGAAGCCTACTGCAGACCGTTCCCCCGGAGAAGAGGTAAGAGGCACCGCAGCCTCGGCACCGTCTGCTTCCACCATCGGATCCGCGAGCCGCACATCGGTTGGAAGTCGGCCTGCCAACTCTGATCGTTCCAGGTCGGCTAACACGAAAAACAAGCCGTCGATCGCCCCATACCGGCTCTCTACATGGGGGGCTTACCACGTTGCACGCCTGGCCACGGAAGGCGTAATGGGTGGTGGCGGCCGCGTTATGACTGCGGCAGCGGGAGTGGTTCAACATCCAGGGGACTCGGTGGGGAGGGCGAGTGCGGCGGCCGGCGCATTCGCCGGCAGAATTGTGAACGCCTCAGCAACGGCGCGGGACACGGCTCAAAGCGTGGCACATGCAGCCTCGCACCCAGTAGAGACCGCGCAAAAAGGCTATCAGGCTGTCAGTGAGAACCTCTCGGCGGTTGGCACGCGTGTGGCCGATACCACCACAAGCACCGCGAAAGGAATCCGTAACGAATTCACAAAGGCTTACAAGCAAACGCGGGACGAGGAGAAGTAA
- a CDS encoding VirB8/TrbF family protein has translation MSTISHERKDNDMPQTVETEVNERPEYYEVYGSEIASRNRWWVITVASLLSTFIAIGFAIFVRIQPPTVVRIGPHGDQTVVGPGQSGDVASTLTPGADEFLNQDFVTRFLSNYLNYKPSDVNEHWRIALNMMQKKLRKATYDALTKADSLGEIDRDHVESDFHLRELDRLPGERLAYLAYGVKDVHHLVNGAETTDHFVSEYRIELATDQRSKVTPSGLWIASYSERPIEGERKDQILAAPDAITSQQ, from the coding sequence ATGTCCACGATATCCCATGAGCGGAAGGATAACGATATGCCACAGACGGTTGAAACAGAAGTCAACGAACGCCCGGAATACTACGAGGTATACGGCAGTGAAATTGCGAGCCGCAACCGCTGGTGGGTCATAACAGTTGCATCGCTGCTGAGCACATTCATTGCGATCGGGTTCGCGATTTTCGTCCGGATCCAGCCGCCTACCGTCGTCCGGATAGGACCTCATGGTGACCAGACCGTTGTTGGTCCCGGCCAGAGCGGGGATGTCGCTTCTACGTTAACTCCGGGCGCCGACGAGTTTCTCAACCAGGATTTCGTGACTCGCTTCTTGTCCAACTACCTCAATTACAAGCCGTCCGACGTGAACGAACACTGGCGCATTGCTTTGAACATGATGCAGAAGAAACTCCGAAAAGCAACATACGATGCGCTGACCAAAGCCGATAGCCTCGGAGAAATCGATCGCGATCACGTCGAGTCTGATTTTCATTTGCGCGAGTTGGACAGACTTCCAGGTGAGAGGCTGGCGTATCTCGCCTATGGAGTGAAGGACGTTCATCATCTCGTCAATGGGGCTGAAACAACGGATCACTTCGTCAGTGAGTATCGGATCGAATTGGCCACCGATCAGCGGTCGAAAGTAACTCCGAGTGGTCTCTGGATTGCCAGCTATAGCGAACGGCCCATTGAAGGGGAACGCAAAGATCAGATCCTTGCTGCCCCTGATGCAATCACGTCGCAGCAATAA